The proteins below come from a single Stomoxys calcitrans chromosome 1, idStoCalc2.1, whole genome shotgun sequence genomic window:
- the LOC106094296 gene encoding uncharacterized protein LOC106094296, translated as MKFLQFLIVFGVCLFTWADVSHISRRYLPVVSNDGIEDDQLDDRTLSHHQDQQYYNNNYNYQQYQPNYPYGSSVYGAGYYPQYFTPSVGGGGGGYYGSSGYQGQYQSNAGIYGGIGLGLGAQVAKPFSLEARGHLGGVRGTVIQTKDGYIYNKKK; from the exons ATG AAATTTCTACAATTTTTGATTGTCTTCGGTGTATGCCTGTTTACTTGGGCTGATGTCAGCCACATAAGCCGGCGCTACTTGCCCGTTGTCTCCAACGATGGTATAGAAGATGATCAACTTGATGATAGAACCCTCTCACATCATCAAGATCAACaatattacaacaacaactacaactatCAGCAATATCAACCCAACTATCCATATGGTTCATCTGTTTATGGCGCTGGCTATTATCCTCAATATTTCACTCCTTCAGTGGGTGGAGGAGGAGGTGGATATTATGGATCTTCGGGCTACCAAGGACAATATCAATCAAATGCTGGTATTTATGGAGGCATTGGCTTGGGTCTGGGCGCCCAGGTGGCCAAACCCTTTTCCCTTGAAGCCAGGGGTCACCTTGGTGGCGTGCGTGGTACAGTGATTCAAACCAAGGATGGTTATATTTACAATAAGAAGAAATGA